From a single Stigmatopora argus isolate UIUO_Sarg chromosome 4, RoL_Sarg_1.0, whole genome shotgun sequence genomic region:
- the ago1 gene encoding protein argonaute-1 isoform X2: MEPGPSGAVPMGVLPPPLQQVFHAPRRPGMGTVGKPIKLLANYFEVEIPKMDVYHYEVDIKPDKCPRRVNREVVEYMVQHFKPQLFGDRKPVYDGKKNIYTVLALPIGSEKVDFEVTIPGEGKDRIFKVSIRWLAKVSWRLLQETLVSGRLQVPLDSVQALDVAMRHLASMRYTPVGRSFFSPPEGYYHPLGGGREVWFGFHQSVRPAMWKMMLNIDVSATAFYKAQPVIEFMCEVLDIRNIDEQPKTLTDSQRVRFTKEIKGLKVEVTHCGQMKRKYRVCNVTRRPASHQTFPLQLESGQTVECTVAQYFKQKYNLQLKYPHLPCLQVGQEQKHTYLPLEVCNIVAGQRCIKKLTDNQTSTMIKATARSAPDRQEEISRLMKNANFNLDPYIQEFGIKVKDDMAEVTGRVLPAPILQYGGRNRAIATPNQGVWDMRGKQFYNGIEIKVWAIACFAPQKQCREEVLKNFTDQLRKISKDAGMPIQGQPCFCKYAQGADSVEPMFRHLKNTYSGLQLIIVILPGKTPVYAEVKRVGDTLLGMATQCVQVKNVVKTSPQTLSNLCLKINVKLGGINNILVPHQRSAVFQQPVIFLGADVTHPPAGDGKKPSITAVVGSMDAHPSRYCATVRVQRPRQEIIEDLSYMVRELLIQFYKSTRFKPTRIIFYRDGVPEGQLPQILHYELLAIRDACIKLEKDYQPGITYIVVQKRHHTRLFCADKSERIGKSGNIPAGTTVDTSITHPFEFDFYLCSHAGIQGTSRPSHYYVLWDDNRFTADELQILTYQLCHTYVRCTRSVSIPAPAYYARLVAFRARYHLVDKEHDSGEGSHVSGQSNGRDPQALAKAVQIHHDTLRTMYFA; this comes from the exons TGCCCATGGGGGTCTTACCCCCACCCCTGCAGCAGGTGTTCCACGCCCCGCGTCGGCCAGGAATGGGCACCGTGGGCAAGCCAATCAAGCTGCTGGCCAATTACTTTGAGGTGGAGATCCCAAAGATGGACGTCTACCACTACGAGGTGGACATCAAGCCGGACAAATGCCCGCGGCGAGTCAACAG GGAGGTGGTGGAGTACATGGTTCAGCACTTCAAGCCGCAGCTCTTTGGGGACCGCAAACCCGTGTACGATGGCAAGAAGAACATCTACACAGTGTTGGCGCTTCCCATTGGTAGTGAAAAG GTGGATTTCGAGGTCACAATCCCAGGCGAAGGCAAGGACCGAATCTTTAAGGTGTCCATCCGTTGGCTGGCCAAGGTGTCGTGGCGCCTGCTGCAGGAGACGCTGGTCAGTGGACGGCTGCAGGTGCCACTGGACTCGGTGCAAGCTCTGGATGTGGCAATGCGCCACTTGGCCTCTATGAGGTACAC TCCAGTTGGCCGCTCATTCTTCTCCCCACCAGAGGGGTACTACCACCCTCTGGGCGGGGGCCGTGAGGTGTGGTTCGGCTTCCACCAGTCAGTGCGGCCCGCCATGTGGAAGATGATGCTCAACATCGATG TGTCCGCCACTGCCTTCTACAAAGCTCAGCCAGTCATCGAGTTCATGTGTGAAGTTCTCGACATCCGCAACATTGACGAGCAACCCAAAACACTTACAGATTCGCAACGAGTCCGGTTCACCAAGGAGATTAAAG GCCTCAAGGTGGAGGTGACGCACTGTGGGCAAATGAAGAGGAAGTACCGAGTATGCAATGTCACCCGGCGTCCTGCCAGTCACCAAAC GTTCCCCCTCCAGCTGGAAAGCGGGCAGACGGTTGAATGCACCGTGGCCCAGTACTTCAAGCAGAAGTACAATTTGCAGCTAAAATACCCCCACTTGCCTTGCCTGCAGGTGGGGCAGGAGCAGAAGCACACATATTTGCCACTTGAG GTGTGTAACATTGTAGCAGGCCAAAGATGCATCAAGAAACTGACGGATAATCAAACGTCCACCATGATCAAAGCCACCGCCCGCTCGGCGCCGGACAGACAGGAAGAGATCAGCAGGCTG ATGAAAAATGCCAACTTCAACCTCGACCCGTACATCCAGGAGTTTGGCATCAAGGTTAAGGACGACATGGCCGAGGTGACGGGTCGAGTGCTCCCAGCCCCGATCCTGCAGTACGGAGGGCGG AACCGAGCCATAGCCACCCCGAATCAGGGTGTGTGGGACATGAGGGGGAAGCAGTTCTACAATGGCATCGAGATCAAAGTTTGGGCCATTGCCTGCTTTGCACCGCAGAAACAATGCAGAGAAGAAGTACTCAA GAACTTTACCGATCAGCTACGCAAGATCTCTAAGGACGCCGGCATGCCTATCCAAGGGCAGCCGTGCTTTTGCAAGTACGCCCAGGGAGCGGACAGCGTGGAGCCCATGTTCAGACACCTGAAGAACACCTACTCAGGGCTGCAGCTTATCATTGTCATCCTGCCTGGCAAAACTCCTGTCTACG CTGAGGTGAAGCGGGTAGGAGACACTCTGCTGGGCATGGCCACTCAGTGTGTCCAGGTTAAGAACGTGGTCAAGACGTCCCCTCAGACCCTTTCCAACCTCTGTCTCAAGATCAACGTCAAACTGGGTGGTATCAACAACATCCTGGTGCCTCATCAAAG GTCGGCGGTGTTTCAGCAGCCAGTTATCTTCCTGGGAGCTGATGTGACGCACCCTCCTGCTGGCGATGGCAAGAAACCCTCCATCACTGCT GTGGTGGGCAGCATGGACGCCCATCCCAGCCGGTACTGCGCCACCGTGAGGGTTCAGCGACCCCGGCAGGAGATTATCGAGGACCTTTCCTACATGGTGCGCGAGCTCCTCATCCAGTTTTATAAGTCCACCCGTTTCAAGCCCACCAGGATCATCTTTTACAGGGATGGCGTTCCCGAGGGACAGCTTCCGCAG ATTCTGCACTATGAGCTTCTAGCCATCAGGGATGCCTGCATCAAGTTGGAGAAGGACTACCAGCCTGGCATCACATACATTGTCGTGCAGAAACGCCACCACACACGCCTATTCTGCGCCGACAAGTCTGAAAGG ATCGGAAAAAGCGGGAACATTCCTGCGGGCACCACAGTGGATACCAGCATCACTCACCCCTTTGAGTTTGATTTCTACCTGTGCAGCCATGCAGGCATACAG GGTACGAGTCGGCCGTCGCATTATTACGTCTTGTGGGATGACAATCGTTTCACAGCCGACGAGTTGCAGATCCTAACCTACCAGTTGTGCCACACCTACGTACGCTGCACCCGCTCCGTGTCCATCCCGGCGCCGGCCTACTATGCCCGATTGGTGGCCTTCCGTGCCCGCTACCATTTGGTGGATAAAGAGCACGACAG CGGAGAGGGCAGCCATGTGTCAGGGCAGAGTAACGGTCGAGACCCCCAGGCACTAGCTAAAGCGGTCCAGATCCATCACGACACCTTGAGGACCATGTACTTTGCCTGA
- the ago1 gene encoding protein argonaute-1 isoform X1, with the protein MEPGPSGAVPMGVLPPPLQQVFHAPRRPGMGTVGKPIKLLANYFEVEIPKMDVYHYEVDIKPDKCPRRVNREVVEYMVQHFKPQLFGDRKPVYDGKKNIYTVLALPIGSEKVDFEVTIPGEGKDRIFKVSIRWLAKVSWRLLQETLVSGRLQVPLDSVQALDVAMRHLASMRYTPVGRSFFSPPEGYYHPLGGGREVWFGFHQSVRPAMWKMMLNIDVSATAFYKAQPVIEFMCEVLDIRNIDEQPKTLTDSQRVRFTKEIKGLVYPASTGLKVEVTHCGQMKRKYRVCNVTRRPASHQTFPLQLESGQTVECTVAQYFKQKYNLQLKYPHLPCLQVGQEQKHTYLPLEVCNIVAGQRCIKKLTDNQTSTMIKATARSAPDRQEEISRLMKNANFNLDPYIQEFGIKVKDDMAEVTGRVLPAPILQYGGRNRAIATPNQGVWDMRGKQFYNGIEIKVWAIACFAPQKQCREEVLKNFTDQLRKISKDAGMPIQGQPCFCKYAQGADSVEPMFRHLKNTYSGLQLIIVILPGKTPVYAEVKRVGDTLLGMATQCVQVKNVVKTSPQTLSNLCLKINVKLGGINNILVPHQRSAVFQQPVIFLGADVTHPPAGDGKKPSITAVVGSMDAHPSRYCATVRVQRPRQEIIEDLSYMVRELLIQFYKSTRFKPTRIIFYRDGVPEGQLPQILHYELLAIRDACIKLEKDYQPGITYIVVQKRHHTRLFCADKSERIGKSGNIPAGTTVDTSITHPFEFDFYLCSHAGIQGTSRPSHYYVLWDDNRFTADELQILTYQLCHTYVRCTRSVSIPAPAYYARLVAFRARYHLVDKEHDSGEGSHVSGQSNGRDPQALAKAVQIHHDTLRTMYFA; encoded by the exons TGCCCATGGGGGTCTTACCCCCACCCCTGCAGCAGGTGTTCCACGCCCCGCGTCGGCCAGGAATGGGCACCGTGGGCAAGCCAATCAAGCTGCTGGCCAATTACTTTGAGGTGGAGATCCCAAAGATGGACGTCTACCACTACGAGGTGGACATCAAGCCGGACAAATGCCCGCGGCGAGTCAACAG GGAGGTGGTGGAGTACATGGTTCAGCACTTCAAGCCGCAGCTCTTTGGGGACCGCAAACCCGTGTACGATGGCAAGAAGAACATCTACACAGTGTTGGCGCTTCCCATTGGTAGTGAAAAG GTGGATTTCGAGGTCACAATCCCAGGCGAAGGCAAGGACCGAATCTTTAAGGTGTCCATCCGTTGGCTGGCCAAGGTGTCGTGGCGCCTGCTGCAGGAGACGCTGGTCAGTGGACGGCTGCAGGTGCCACTGGACTCGGTGCAAGCTCTGGATGTGGCAATGCGCCACTTGGCCTCTATGAGGTACAC TCCAGTTGGCCGCTCATTCTTCTCCCCACCAGAGGGGTACTACCACCCTCTGGGCGGGGGCCGTGAGGTGTGGTTCGGCTTCCACCAGTCAGTGCGGCCCGCCATGTGGAAGATGATGCTCAACATCGATG TGTCCGCCACTGCCTTCTACAAAGCTCAGCCAGTCATCGAGTTCATGTGTGAAGTTCTCGACATCCGCAACATTGACGAGCAACCCAAAACACTTACAGATTCGCAACGAGTCCGGTTCACCAAGGAGATTAAAG GTCTCGTGTATCCTGCGTCTACAGGCCTCAAGGTGGAGGTGACGCACTGTGGGCAAATGAAGAGGAAGTACCGAGTATGCAATGTCACCCGGCGTCCTGCCAGTCACCAAAC GTTCCCCCTCCAGCTGGAAAGCGGGCAGACGGTTGAATGCACCGTGGCCCAGTACTTCAAGCAGAAGTACAATTTGCAGCTAAAATACCCCCACTTGCCTTGCCTGCAGGTGGGGCAGGAGCAGAAGCACACATATTTGCCACTTGAG GTGTGTAACATTGTAGCAGGCCAAAGATGCATCAAGAAACTGACGGATAATCAAACGTCCACCATGATCAAAGCCACCGCCCGCTCGGCGCCGGACAGACAGGAAGAGATCAGCAGGCTG ATGAAAAATGCCAACTTCAACCTCGACCCGTACATCCAGGAGTTTGGCATCAAGGTTAAGGACGACATGGCCGAGGTGACGGGTCGAGTGCTCCCAGCCCCGATCCTGCAGTACGGAGGGCGG AACCGAGCCATAGCCACCCCGAATCAGGGTGTGTGGGACATGAGGGGGAAGCAGTTCTACAATGGCATCGAGATCAAAGTTTGGGCCATTGCCTGCTTTGCACCGCAGAAACAATGCAGAGAAGAAGTACTCAA GAACTTTACCGATCAGCTACGCAAGATCTCTAAGGACGCCGGCATGCCTATCCAAGGGCAGCCGTGCTTTTGCAAGTACGCCCAGGGAGCGGACAGCGTGGAGCCCATGTTCAGACACCTGAAGAACACCTACTCAGGGCTGCAGCTTATCATTGTCATCCTGCCTGGCAAAACTCCTGTCTACG CTGAGGTGAAGCGGGTAGGAGACACTCTGCTGGGCATGGCCACTCAGTGTGTCCAGGTTAAGAACGTGGTCAAGACGTCCCCTCAGACCCTTTCCAACCTCTGTCTCAAGATCAACGTCAAACTGGGTGGTATCAACAACATCCTGGTGCCTCATCAAAG GTCGGCGGTGTTTCAGCAGCCAGTTATCTTCCTGGGAGCTGATGTGACGCACCCTCCTGCTGGCGATGGCAAGAAACCCTCCATCACTGCT GTGGTGGGCAGCATGGACGCCCATCCCAGCCGGTACTGCGCCACCGTGAGGGTTCAGCGACCCCGGCAGGAGATTATCGAGGACCTTTCCTACATGGTGCGCGAGCTCCTCATCCAGTTTTATAAGTCCACCCGTTTCAAGCCCACCAGGATCATCTTTTACAGGGATGGCGTTCCCGAGGGACAGCTTCCGCAG ATTCTGCACTATGAGCTTCTAGCCATCAGGGATGCCTGCATCAAGTTGGAGAAGGACTACCAGCCTGGCATCACATACATTGTCGTGCAGAAACGCCACCACACACGCCTATTCTGCGCCGACAAGTCTGAAAGG ATCGGAAAAAGCGGGAACATTCCTGCGGGCACCACAGTGGATACCAGCATCACTCACCCCTTTGAGTTTGATTTCTACCTGTGCAGCCATGCAGGCATACAG GGTACGAGTCGGCCGTCGCATTATTACGTCTTGTGGGATGACAATCGTTTCACAGCCGACGAGTTGCAGATCCTAACCTACCAGTTGTGCCACACCTACGTACGCTGCACCCGCTCCGTGTCCATCCCGGCGCCGGCCTACTATGCCCGATTGGTGGCCTTCCGTGCCCGCTACCATTTGGTGGATAAAGAGCACGACAG CGGAGAGGGCAGCCATGTGTCAGGGCAGAGTAACGGTCGAGACCCCCAGGCACTAGCTAAAGCGGTCCAGATCCATCACGACACCTTGAGGACCATGTACTTTGCCTGA